A stretch of Pseudomonas sp. LS.1a DNA encodes these proteins:
- a CDS encoding CheR family methyltransferase, which translates to MTSERNTDIEIRLLIEAIYLKYSYDFRNYSGASIKRRILHALRQFDCLTVSALQERVLHDPGMFMQLLQYLTIPVSEMFRDPGHYVALRNEVVPLLRTWPSIKVWIAGCSTGEEVYSMAILLREEGLLERTIIYATDINPHSLDKAKQGIYSMKNMREYAENYRIAGGRRDFAEYYTAAYGNAIMDSTLRDNVTFADHSLATDSVFSETQLVSCRNVLIYFNKELQDRALGLFHESLCHRGFLVLGSKESVDFSAYSERFEPLVKPERIYRKA; encoded by the coding sequence TTGACTAGCGAACGTAACACCGATATCGAAATCCGCTTGCTGATCGAGGCCATCTACCTCAAGTACAGCTACGATTTCCGCAACTATTCCGGCGCCTCGATCAAGCGCCGGATCCTGCATGCGCTGCGCCAGTTCGACTGCCTGACGGTGTCGGCGTTGCAGGAGCGGGTGCTGCACGACCCCGGCATGTTCATGCAGTTGCTGCAGTACCTGACGATCCCGGTCAGCGAGATGTTCCGCGACCCGGGGCACTACGTGGCGCTGCGCAACGAAGTGGTGCCGCTGCTGCGCACCTGGCCGTCGATCAAGGTATGGATTGCCGGCTGCAGCACGGGCGAGGAGGTGTATTCGATGGCCATTCTGCTGCGCGAGGAAGGTCTGCTGGAACGTACCATCATCTACGCCACCGACATCAACCCGCATTCGCTGGACAAGGCCAAGCAGGGCATCTACTCAATGAAGAACATGCGCGAGTACGCCGAAAATTATCGCATCGCCGGCGGCCGGCGCGACTTTGCCGAGTACTACACGGCGGCCTACGGCAATGCCATCATGGACAGCACCCTGCGCGACAATGTGACGTTCGCTGACCACAGCCTGGCCACCGACAGCGTGTTTTCCGAAACCCAGCTGGTGTCGTGCCGCAACGTGCTTATCTACTTCAACAAGGAACTGCAGGACCGAGCCCTGGGCCTGTTCCATGAGTCCCTGTGCCACCGCGGCTTCCTGGTGCTTGGCAGCAAGGAATCGGTGGACTTTTCCGCCTACAGCGAGCGCTTCGAGCCGCTGGTCAAGCCCGAACGGATCTACCGCAAAGCATGA
- a CDS encoding carboxymuconolactone decarboxylase family protein yields MHNRIEWAKHAPEAYKAMVGLEQALAKSGLENSLLELVRLRASQINGCAYCVNLHANDARKAGETEARLQTLCVWQETAYFTPRERAALAWVESLTRLPEHGAPQAEYEALQQHFEPAEVASLTLAIATINAWNRFGVGFAMVPA; encoded by the coding sequence ATGCATAACCGTATCGAATGGGCCAAGCACGCCCCCGAAGCCTACAAAGCCATGGTCGGCCTGGAGCAGGCCCTGGCCAAGAGCGGCCTGGAGAATTCCCTGCTGGAGCTGGTGCGCCTGCGGGCTTCGCAGATCAACGGCTGCGCCTACTGCGTCAACCTGCACGCCAACGATGCGCGCAAGGCCGGTGAGACCGAGGCACGCCTGCAGACCTTGTGCGTCTGGCAGGAAACCGCCTACTTCACCCCGCGCGAACGTGCCGCCCTGGCCTGGGTGGAGAGCCTGACCCGGCTGCCCGAGCATGGCGCGCCGCAGGCAGAATATGAGGCCTTGCAGCAACACTTCGAGCCGGCCGAGGTGGCCAGCCTGACCTTGGCAATTGCCACCATCAATGCCTGGAACCGCTTCGGGGTCGGGTTTGCCATGGTGCCGGCCTGA
- a CDS encoding acetyl-CoA C-acyltransferase family protein yields the protein MSSAEIYVVSAVRSAIGGFGGSLKDLPLADLASAITRAAIERSGVAAEQVGHLVMGTVIPTEPRDAYLARVAAMNAGIPKETPAFNVNRLCGSGLQAIVSAAQCLLLGDTDVAVAAGAESMSRGPYLLPQARWGARMGDLQGIDYTVGVLQDPFEHFHMGITAENVAAKHGITREMQDELALTSQRRAARAIAEGRFASQIVPLELKTRKGSVQFSTDEHVRGEVTAEQLAGMKTVFKKDGTVTAGNASGINDGAGGLVLASGDAVRRLGLKPLARLVGYAHAGVEPELMGLGPIPATRKVLDQTGLKVQDLDVIESNEAFAAQACAVARELGFDPEKVNPNGSGISLGHPVGATGAIIATKAIHELQRIQGRYALATMCIGGGQGIAVVFERV from the coding sequence ATGAGCAGCGCAGAAATCTACGTCGTCAGTGCCGTCCGTTCAGCCATTGGTGGCTTTGGCGGTTCCCTCAAGGACCTGCCGCTGGCCGACCTGGCCAGCGCGATCACCCGTGCCGCCATCGAGCGCTCGGGCGTGGCCGCCGAGCAAGTCGGCCACCTGGTGATGGGCACGGTGATCCCCACCGAACCGCGCGACGCCTACCTGGCCCGTGTAGCGGCAATGAACGCCGGCATCCCCAAGGAAACCCCGGCATTCAACGTCAACCGCCTGTGCGGCTCGGGCCTGCAGGCCATCGTCTCGGCGGCCCAATGCCTGCTGCTGGGCGACACCGACGTGGCCGTGGCGGCCGGCGCCGAATCCATGAGCCGTGGCCCGTACCTGCTGCCGCAGGCACGCTGGGGCGCACGCATGGGTGACCTGCAAGGCATCGACTACACCGTCGGCGTGCTGCAGGACCCGTTCGAACACTTCCATATGGGCATCACTGCCGAGAACGTTGCGGCCAAGCACGGCATTACCCGCGAAATGCAGGACGAACTGGCCCTGACCAGCCAGCGCCGCGCCGCGCGCGCCATTGCCGAAGGCCGCTTCGCCAGCCAGATCGTCCCGCTGGAACTGAAAACCCGCAAGGGCAGCGTGCAATTCAGCACCGACGAGCATGTGCGTGGCGAGGTGACCGCCGAGCAACTGGCGGGGATGAAGACGGTATTCAAAAAGGACGGCACCGTTACCGCCGGCAACGCCAGTGGCATCAACGACGGCGCTGGCGGCCTGGTACTGGCCAGTGGTGATGCGGTACGCCGCCTGGGCCTGAAGCCGCTGGCACGCCTGGTGGGCTACGCCCATGCCGGCGTCGAGCCTGAACTGATGGGCCTTGGCCCGATCCCGGCCACCCGCAAGGTGCTGGATCAGACCGGCCTGAAGGTGCAGGACCTGGATGTGATCGAGTCCAACGAAGCTTTCGCCGCCCAGGCCTGCGCCGTGGCCCGCGAACTGGGCTTCGACCCGGAAAAGGTCAACCCCAACGGCTCGGGTATTTCCCTCGGCCACCCGGTGGGTGCCACCGGCGCGATCATCGCCACCAAAGCCATCCATGAGCTGCAACGCATCCAGGGCCGCTATGCCCTGGCCACCATGTGCATCGGCGGTGGCCAAGGCATCGCCGTGGTCTTCGAGCGCGTCTGA
- a CDS encoding chemotaxis protein CheB: MNGVRAVVIGASAGGVTALLTVLGALPASVTIPVVCVLHLPDGRHSQLAEVLQRRLQRPVCEARDKQPLLAGQIYVAGPGYHLSVERDLTLSLSQEPPVHFSRPAIDYLFMSAADAYGAGLLGMLLTGANEDGAEGLAYIKHNGGRTVVQDPCDAQVALMPEAALALHQPDHILTLSGIERLLAALEPSACQATPSPNC, translated from the coding sequence ATGAACGGCGTGCGCGCGGTGGTGATCGGCGCCTCGGCGGGCGGCGTGACGGCGCTGCTCACCGTGCTGGGCGCGTTGCCGGCCAGCGTCACCATCCCGGTGGTATGCGTGCTGCACCTGCCGGATGGCCGCCACAGCCAACTGGCCGAGGTGCTGCAGCGCCGCCTGCAGCGGCCGGTGTGCGAGGCCCGTGACAAGCAGCCGCTGCTCGCCGGGCAAATATACGTTGCCGGGCCAGGTTACCACCTGTCGGTGGAGCGTGACCTGACCCTGTCGCTGAGCCAGGAGCCGCCGGTGCATTTTTCCCGGCCGGCGATCGATTACCTGTTCATGTCGGCGGCCGATGCCTACGGTGCCGGCCTGCTGGGCATGCTGCTCACCGGTGCCAATGAGGATGGTGCCGAAGGCCTGGCCTATATCAAGCACAATGGGGGCCGGACTGTGGTCCAGGACCCTTGTGACGCACAGGTGGCGCTGATGCCGGAGGCCGCTCTGGCCCTGCACCAGCCCGACCATATTCTTACTCTGAGTGGCATCGAGCGGTTGCTCGCCGCCCTGGAACCCAGCGCATGCCAAGCCACACCATCGCCAAACTGCTGA
- a CDS encoding response regulator, with protein MMQAALMDQRSFRKLLSRNVGLPLGVGLLGAVAFVAVINYLLSAMQWVEHTDQVIGNANETVKLSIDMETGMRGFLLTGEERFLDPYEVARPRILGSLQSLRGMVEDNPQQVERIDRLIALQQAWNAFANEMIAQRRGQGDYRASIGSGRGKRLTDEIRKEFDSLIGSEQQLRMARNQKVSNVTITVISSFVLFIVGLSALLAYLGRRDLLALSATYDENLKAQQRSAERLEHQAWLRNGQTQLAEQVLGQLTLPMLGDNILRFFASYLGCVVGAMYVRDEHGRLVRMASYGLDAQEQAREQVLGDHEGLLAQAVREARVLRLEDLPEDYFHLSSGLGRGLPRSALLMPASNDGQVNGVLELGFLRPLQARDEELLQRVAGNLGISIESARYRQRLQEVLAETQQLNEELQVQQEELKTANEELEEQSRVLKESQAHLETQQAELEQTNEQLCERTEALDRKNDELLQAQDELQARAEELQRSSKYKSEFLANMSHELRTPLNSSLILAKLLAENGEGNLSDEQVKFAESIYSAGNDLLSLINDILDIAKVEAGKLEVRPESTQVERLVEGLRGLFEPLAGQKGLAFEVTTEAQVPATLFTDRQRLEQILKNLLSNAIKFTERGQVSLNIGYQPGTGIVFAVRDTGIGIAADQQQAIFGAFHQVDGTSNRRYGGTGLGLSISRDLAHLLGGQISVDSSPGQGSVFSLILPERYERVAQDIQAVSLRPAVDSLPPAPQAPVPAAPKRPAPAFADDRERAPFGNRCILVIEDEPNFARILFDLAHELGYSCLVAQGADEGFELAAQYIPDAILLDMRLPDHSGLTVLQRLKEQASTRHIPVHIISVEDRVEAAMHMGAVGYAVKPTSREQLKEVFARLEAKLTQKLKHILLVEDDDLQRESIARLIGDDDVEITAVAMAQDALALLRDNIYDCMIIDLKLPDMLGNELLKRMTAEDIRAFPPVIVYTGRNLTREEEADLLKYSRSIIIKGARSPERLLDEVTLFLHKVESQLSNERQRMLKTARSRDKVFEGRKVLLVDDDVRNIFALTSALEHKGAIVEIGRNGREAIERLEQHDDIDLVLMDVMMPEMDGFEATRLIRQQPRWRKLPIIAVTAKAMKDDQQRCLQAGANDYLAKPIDLDRLFSLIRVWLPQLERI; from the coding sequence ATGATGCAAGCAGCCTTGATGGACCAGCGAAGCTTCCGCAAGTTGTTGAGCCGCAACGTCGGCCTACCCCTGGGGGTGGGCCTGCTGGGGGCCGTGGCCTTTGTCGCGGTGATCAACTACCTGCTTTCGGCCATGCAGTGGGTCGAGCACACCGACCAGGTGATCGGCAATGCCAACGAAACGGTCAAGCTGTCGATCGACATGGAGACCGGCATGCGTGGCTTCCTTCTCACCGGCGAGGAGCGTTTCCTCGACCCCTACGAAGTGGCCAGGCCGCGCATCCTCGGCAGCCTGCAGAGCCTGCGCGGCATGGTCGAGGACAACCCGCAACAGGTCGAACGCATCGACCGGCTGATTGCCCTGCAACAGGCCTGGAACGCCTTCGCCAACGAGATGATCGCCCAGCGCCGCGGCCAGGGTGACTACCGCGCCTCGATCGGCAGTGGCCGCGGCAAGCGCCTGACCGATGAGATCCGCAAGGAGTTCGACAGCCTGATCGGCAGCGAACAACAGCTGCGTATGGCACGTAACCAGAAGGTCAGCAATGTAACCATCACGGTCATATCGTCCTTCGTGCTGTTCATCGTCGGCCTCAGCGCCTTGCTGGCCTACCTCGGGCGGCGCGACCTGCTGGCGTTGTCGGCTACCTATGACGAAAACCTCAAGGCCCAGCAGCGCTCGGCCGAGCGCCTGGAGCACCAGGCCTGGCTGCGCAACGGGCAGACCCAACTGGCCGAGCAGGTGCTGGGCCAACTGACCCTGCCCATGCTCGGTGACAACATCCTGCGTTTCTTCGCCAGTTACCTGGGCTGTGTGGTGGGCGCCATGTACGTACGCGACGAGCATGGCCGCCTGGTGCGTATGGCCAGCTATGGCCTTGATGCGCAGGAACAGGCCCGCGAGCAGGTGCTGGGCGATCACGAAGGCCTGCTGGCCCAGGCCGTGCGCGAAGCGCGGGTGCTGCGCCTGGAAGACTTGCCCGAAGACTATTTCCACCTCAGCTCCGGCCTGGGCCGCGGCCTGCCGCGCAGTGCCCTGCTGATGCCAGCGAGCAACGACGGGCAGGTCAACGGCGTGCTGGAGCTGGGCTTCCTGCGGCCGTTGCAGGCGCGTGACGAGGAACTGCTGCAACGGGTCGCTGGCAACCTTGGCATCTCCATCGAAAGCGCTCGCTACCGGCAGCGCCTGCAGGAAGTGCTGGCCGAGACCCAGCAACTGAACGAAGAGCTGCAAGTGCAGCAGGAAGAACTGAAAACCGCCAACGAAGAACTGGAGGAACAATCCCGCGTGCTGAAGGAGTCCCAGGCTCACCTGGAAACCCAGCAGGCGGAGCTGGAGCAGACCAACGAGCAGCTGTGCGAGCGCACCGAGGCGCTGGACCGCAAGAACGACGAACTGCTCCAGGCCCAGGACGAGCTGCAGGCACGCGCCGAGGAACTGCAGCGTTCGAGCAAGTACAAGTCCGAGTTCCTCGCCAACATGTCCCACGAGTTGCGCACACCGCTGAACAGCTCGCTGATCCTGGCCAAACTGCTGGCGGAGAACGGCGAGGGCAATCTCAGCGACGAGCAGGTCAAGTTCGCCGAATCCATCTACTCGGCCGGCAACGACCTGCTCAGCCTGATCAATGACATTCTCGATATCGCCAAGGTGGAGGCCGGCAAGCTCGAAGTGCGCCCCGAAAGCACCCAGGTGGAGCGCTTGGTCGAAGGCCTGCGCGGCCTGTTCGAGCCGTTGGCCGGGCAAAAGGGCCTGGCCTTCGAGGTGACTACCGAGGCGCAAGTGCCGGCCACACTGTTCACCGACCGCCAGCGCCTGGAGCAGATCCTCAAGAACCTGCTGTCCAACGCCATCAAGTTCACCGAGCGCGGCCAGGTCAGCCTGAACATCGGTTATCAGCCCGGCACCGGCATCGTCTTTGCCGTACGCGATACCGGTATTGGCATCGCCGCCGACCAGCAGCAGGCGATCTTCGGCGCCTTCCACCAGGTCGATGGCACCAGCAACCGCCGTTATGGCGGCACCGGCCTGGGCCTGTCCATTTCCCGCGACCTGGCGCACCTGCTGGGCGGGCAGATCAGCGTCGACAGCAGCCCCGGCCAGGGCAGCGTGTTCAGCCTGATCCTGCCGGAGCGCTATGAGCGCGTGGCGCAGGATATCCAGGCGGTCAGCCTGCGCCCGGCGGTCGATAGCCTGCCACCCGCGCCGCAGGCACCGGTGCCCGCGGCGCCGAAACGCCCGGCACCAGCGTTCGCCGACGACCGCGAGCGCGCGCCGTTCGGCAACCGCTGCATTCTGGTGATCGAGGACGAACCGAACTTCGCCCGCATCCTCTTCGACCTGGCCCACGAGCTGGGTTACAGCTGCCTGGTGGCGCAGGGCGCCGACGAGGGCTTCGAGCTGGCCGCGCAGTACATCCCCGATGCCATCCTGCTGGACATGCGCCTGCCCGACCATTCCGGCCTGACCGTGCTGCAACGCCTGAAGGAGCAGGCCAGCACCCGGCACATCCCGGTGCATATCATTTCCGTGGAAGACCGGGTCGAGGCGGCCATGCACATGGGCGCTGTCGGCTACGCGGTCAAGCCCACCAGCCGCGAACAACTCAAGGAAGTGTTCGCCCGCCTGGAGGCCAAGCTGACCCAGAAGCTCAAGCACATCCTGCTGGTGGAGGACGACGACCTGCAGCGCGAGAGCATTGCCCGCCTGATCGGCGACGACGATGTCGAGATCACCGCCGTGGCCATGGCCCAGGATGCCCTGGCGTTGCTGCGCGATAACATTTACGACTGCATGATCATCGACCTCAAGCTGCCGGACATGCTCGGCAACGAACTGCTCAAGCGCATGACCGCCGAGGACATCCGCGCCTTCCCGCCGGTGATCGTGTATACCGGGCGCAACCTGACCCGCGAAGAAGAAGCCGACCTGCTCAAGTACTCGCGCTCGATCATCATCAAGGGCGCCCGCTCGCCGGAGCGCCTGCTCGATGAAGTGACGCTGTTCCTGCACAAGGTCGAGTCGCAACTTTCCAACGAACGCCAGCGCATGCTCAAGACCGCGCGCAGCCGCGACAAGGTGTTCGAAGGCCGCAAGGTGCTGCTGGTGGACGATGACGTGCGCAACATTTTCGCCCTGACCAGCGCGCTGGAGCACAAGGGCGCGATCGTCGAAATCGGCCGCAACGGCCGCGAGGCCATCGAGCGCCTGGAGCAGCATGACGACATCGACCTGGTGCTGATGGATGTGATGATGCCGGAAATGGACGGCTTCGAGGCCACCCGGTTGATCCGCCAGCAACCGCGCTGGCGCAAGCTGCCGATCATTGCCGTGACCGCCAAGGCGATGAAGGATGACCAGCAGCGTTGCCTGCAGGCCGGCGCCAACGATTACCTGGCCAAGCCGATCGACCTGGACCGCTTGTTCTCGCTGATCCGTGTGTGGCTGCCGCAACTGGAGCGAATTTGA
- a CDS encoding TetR/AcrR family transcriptional regulator, with the protein MPPVNAAMRCANFEERRDRAMALFAEKGFGQVSMRELAAHVGLTAGSLYHHFPSKQDLLYDLIEELYEELQATLDQGRRAMARGASALSCLIAAHWQLHAERPMQFRLAERDFCCLNDDQQARLALLRKRYEAGLLRLIAPQAKLQGQALVATAHVVATLLNQLPGMLKALPEEQGLGLMESMLVGGLERTLR; encoded by the coding sequence ATGCCCCCGGTCAATGCCGCGATGCGCTGTGCCAACTTTGAAGAGCGACGTGACCGGGCCATGGCGCTGTTTGCCGAAAAGGGCTTTGGCCAGGTCAGCATGCGCGAGCTGGCGGCCCACGTGGGGCTGACCGCGGGCTCGCTGTACCATCACTTCCCCAGCAAGCAGGACTTGTTGTACGACCTGATCGAGGAGTTGTACGAGGAGTTGCAGGCCACCCTGGACCAAGGGCGCAGGGCCATGGCTCGCGGGGCGTCGGCGTTGAGCTGCCTGATTGCCGCGCACTGGCAGCTGCATGCCGAGCGGCCCATGCAGTTTCGCCTGGCGGAGCGGGACTTCTGTTGCCTGAACGACGACCAGCAGGCGCGTCTGGCCTTGTTGCGCAAGCGCTATGAGGCAGGGTTGCTGAGGTTGATCGCACCGCAGGCGAAGTTGCAGGGGCAGGCTCTGGTGGCCACGGCGCATGTGGTGGCGACGCTGCTGAACCAGTTGCCGGGGATGTTGAAGGCCTTGCCCGAAGAACAGGGGCTGGGGCTGATGGAAAGCATGCTGGTGGGTGGGCTGGAGCGGACCCTGCGCTAG
- a CDS encoding response regulator, with protein MSEDAQDVVLVVEDEPAIRMILRDYLAGEGYHVLVAEDGEQAFAILASKPHLDLMVTDFRLPGGISGVEIAEPAVKLRPDLKVIFISGYPAEILESGSPITRKAPILAKPFDLDTLHEQIQALLR; from the coding sequence ATGAGTGAAGATGCACAAGATGTGGTGCTGGTCGTCGAGGACGAACCAGCGATTCGCATGATTCTGCGTGATTACCTGGCAGGCGAGGGCTACCACGTGCTGGTGGCCGAGGATGGCGAGCAGGCGTTCGCGATCCTGGCGAGCAAGCCGCACCTCGACTTGATGGTGACGGACTTCCGCTTGCCGGGCGGGATTTCCGGGGTGGAGATTGCCGAGCCGGCGGTGAAATTGCGGCCGGACCTGAAGGTGATCTTCATCAGCGGCTACCCGGCGGAGATTCTCGAGTCAGGCAGCCCGATCACCCGCAAGGCACCGATCCTGGCCAAGCCGTTCGACCTGGATACCTTGCACGAGCAGATCCAGGCACTCCTGCGCTAG
- a CDS encoding AraC family transcriptional regulator, which translates to MRDSDSVAVYFLNAMLHALRDCPAERDAQLRAVGIDPQLLEQPQARVPAKAFAQLWLALIQRLDDEFFRLDSHGMPPGSFALICRGLILEPNLEKALRQCMAGFGLFLRDLRGSLTVRGGRALISVQSSIADPLTRVYAEETYLVLMIGMLCWLAGRRIAIDRTELAVSRPAQEDDLLLWGPDLRLGSGRTEVEFDSAYLRLPVVQDLAALKTFLRSAPQGLVIRFRNQNGLVAEVYRHLRARRYGQWPTLAALAQQQGVSASTFRRQLEREGRSYQQIKDEVRRATAFERLREGELSIAEIAEQTGFQEPSAFHRAFKKWTGQSPGSYRARLAGR; encoded by the coding sequence ATGCGCGATAGCGATTCGGTCGCCGTGTACTTCCTCAATGCCATGCTCCACGCCCTGCGCGATTGCCCCGCCGAACGCGATGCGCAGCTGCGTGCGGTGGGCATCGACCCGCAACTGCTCGAGCAGCCCCAGGCCCGTGTACCGGCCAAGGCTTTCGCCCAGCTGTGGCTGGCGCTGATCCAGCGCCTGGACGACGAGTTCTTCCGTCTCGACAGCCACGGCATGCCGCCGGGCAGCTTCGCCCTGATCTGCCGAGGCCTGATCCTGGAGCCGAACCTGGAGAAAGCCTTGCGCCAGTGCATGGCTGGTTTCGGCCTGTTCCTGCGTGACTTGCGCGGCAGCCTGACGGTGCGCGGCGGGCGGGCGTTGATCAGCGTGCAGTCGAGCATTGCCGACCCGCTGACCCGGGTGTATGCCGAGGAAACCTACCTGGTGCTGATGATCGGCATGCTGTGCTGGCTGGCCGGGCGGCGCATCGCCATCGACCGCACCGAGCTGGCGGTGTCGCGCCCGGCCCAGGAGGACGACCTGCTGCTGTGGGGGCCGGACCTGCGCCTGGGCAGCGGGCGCACCGAAGTGGAGTTCGACAGCGCCTACCTGCGCCTGCCAGTGGTGCAGGACCTGGCGGCCCTGAAAACCTTCCTGCGCAGCGCGCCGCAGGGGCTGGTGATTCGCTTTCGCAACCAGAACGGGCTGGTGGCCGAGGTGTATCGGCACCTGCGGGCGCGGCGCTATGGGCAGTGGCCGACGCTGGCGGCGCTGGCGCAGCAGCAGGGGGTCAGTGCCAGTACCTTCCGTCGGCAACTGGAGCGGGAGGGGCGTTCGTACCAGCAGATCAAGGATGAGGTGCGCCGGGCAACGGCCTTCGAGCGGTTGCGCGAAGGGGAGTTGAGCATTGCCGAGATTGCCGAGCAGACGGGGTTCCAGGAGCCCAGTGCGTTTCACCGGGCGTTCAAGAAGTGGACCGGGCAGAGCCCCGGGAGCTACCGGGCGCGATTGGCCGGACGTTGA
- a CDS encoding 3-hydroxybutyryl-CoA dehydrogenase, whose translation MSIEQIAVIGAGTMGNGIAQVCAVAGYQVLLVDVSDAALERGVATLSKNLERQVSKGTLDADKAAAARTRIRTSTDYTQLSGAQLVIEAATENLQLKQRILQQVAANVAADCLIATNTSSLSVTQLAASIEHPERFIGVHFFNPVPMMALVEIIRGLQTSDGTYAQALVVTEKVGKTPITAGNRPGFVVNRILVPMINEAIFVCQEGLASAEDIDTGMRLGCNQPIGPLALADLIGLDTLLAIMEAFHEGFNDSKYRPAPLLKEMVAAGWLGRKSGRGFFTY comes from the coding sequence ATGAGCATTGAACAGATCGCCGTGATCGGCGCCGGCACCATGGGCAACGGCATTGCCCAGGTGTGTGCGGTGGCCGGCTACCAGGTGCTGCTGGTGGACGTTTCCGACGCAGCGCTGGAGCGCGGCGTGGCCACCTTGAGCAAGAACCTCGAGCGCCAGGTCAGCAAAGGCACCCTCGACGCCGACAAGGCGGCAGCCGCCCGGACCCGCATTCGCACCAGCACCGACTACACCCAGCTGAGCGGCGCGCAGCTGGTGATCGAGGCCGCCACCGAGAACCTGCAGCTCAAGCAGCGCATCCTGCAGCAGGTGGCCGCCAACGTCGCCGCCGACTGCCTGATCGCCACCAACACCTCGTCGCTGTCGGTCACCCAGCTGGCAGCCAGCATCGAGCACCCCGAGCGTTTCATTGGCGTGCACTTCTTCAACCCGGTGCCGATGATGGCGCTGGTCGAGATCATTCGCGGCCTGCAGACCAGCGACGGCACCTACGCCCAGGCGCTGGTGGTGACCGAAAAGGTCGGCAAGACCCCGATAACCGCCGGCAACCGCCCGGGCTTCGTGGTCAACCGCATCCTGGTGCCGATGATCAACGAAGCGATCTTCGTGTGCCAGGAAGGCCTGGCCAGTGCCGAGGACATCGACACCGGCATGCGCCTGGGCTGCAACCAGCCAATCGGCCCGCTGGCCCTGGCCGACCTGATCGGCCTGGACACCCTGCTGGCGATCATGGAGGCCTTCCATGAAGGCTTCAACGACAGCAAGTACCGCCCTGCCCCGTTGCTCAAGGAAATGGTCGCGGCCGGTTGGCTGGGGCGCAAGAGCGGCCGCGGTTTCTTCACCTACTGA
- a CDS encoding hybrid sensor histidine kinase/response regulator, with product MPSHTIAKLLIVDDLPDNLLALDALIQGEGREVHQAQSAEAALSLLLEHEFALAILDVQMPGMNGFELAELMRGTEKTRNIPIVFVTAAGREMNYAFKGYESGAVDFLHKPLDILAVKSKVSVFVDLYRQRKVLDRQLQALERSRQEQELLLAQLQKARGELEHAVRMRDDFMSIVSHEVRTPLNGLILETQLRKLHLKRGNLAAFSGDKLQAMVERDERQINSLIRLVEDMLDVSRIRTGKLSLRPKAFDLGQLVRGLVENFAAQATALGTHIELQRCEPLQGEWDEFRIEQVLANLLSNALRYGERKPVQVRVFEQDGLACVQVQDHGIGICAANQQRIFQQFERVATQRASGGLGLGLYISEQIVQAHGGRILVESEEGKGATFTLQLPLATYEQQNDQARATSA from the coding sequence ATGCCAAGCCACACCATCGCCAAACTGCTGATCGTCGACGACCTGCCAGATAACCTGCTGGCCCTCGACGCCCTGATCCAGGGCGAAGGCCGTGAGGTGCACCAAGCCCAGTCGGCCGAGGCAGCGTTGTCGCTGTTGCTCGAGCACGAGTTCGCCCTGGCCATCCTCGACGTGCAGATGCCGGGCATGAACGGTTTCGAGCTGGCCGAGCTGATGCGCGGCACGGAAAAGACCCGCAACATCCCCATCGTGTTCGTCACCGCCGCCGGGCGCGAGATGAATTACGCGTTCAAGGGGTATGAAAGCGGTGCAGTGGACTTTTTGCACAAGCCGCTCGACATCCTGGCGGTAAAAAGCAAGGTGTCGGTGTTCGTCGACCTGTACCGCCAGCGCAAGGTGCTCGACCGCCAGTTGCAGGCCCTCGAACGCAGCCGCCAGGAGCAGGAACTGCTGCTGGCCCAGCTGCAAAAGGCGCGGGGTGAACTGGAGCATGCCGTGCGCATGCGTGATGATTTCATGTCGATCGTGTCCCACGAGGTGCGCACCCCGCTCAATGGCCTGATCCTGGAAACCCAGCTGCGCAAGCTGCACCTGAAGCGTGGCAACTTGGCCGCCTTCAGTGGCGACAAGTTGCAGGCCATGGTCGAGCGCGACGAGCGGCAGATCAACAGCCTTATCCGCCTGGTCGAAGACATGCTCGATGTGTCGCGTATCCGTACCGGCAAACTGTCGCTGCGGCCCAAAGCGTTCGACCTGGGCCAGTTGGTGCGTGGCCTGGTGGAGAACTTTGCTGCCCAGGCCACCGCATTGGGCACCCATATAGAGTTGCAACGCTGCGAGCCGCTGCAGGGCGAGTGGGACGAGTTTCGCATCGAGCAGGTGCTGGCCAATCTGTTGTCCAATGCCTTGCGTTATGGCGAGCGCAAGCCGGTGCAGGTGCGGGTGTTCGAGCAGGACGGCCTGGCGTGCGTGCAGGTGCAGGACCATGGCATCGGCATCTGCGCAGCCAACCAGCAACGCATCTTCCAGCAGTTCGAGCGGGTCGCCACCCAGCGGGCCAGTGGTGGGTTGGGCCTGGGGCTCTACATATCGGAACAGATCGTTCAGGCCCACGGCGGGCGCATATTGGTCGAGAGTGAAGAGGGCAAAGGCGCCACCTTCACCTTGCAATTGCCACTGGCAACCTACGAACAACAAAACGATCAGGCACGGGCAACCTCTGCCTGA